One window from the genome of Breoghania sp. L-A4 encodes:
- a CDS encoding MarR family transcriptional regulator codes for MSENAKSGSPLGRASTVDGRLNLQEFLPYRLSILADTVSQSLSQLYNARYGIAIPEWRVIAILGQYGTVTAKQIGACSRMHKTKVSRAVATLEHKGLVERAANSDDMREAFVTLSETGRAIYGQITPAAAEFADALLGALTAAERAHLEAILTRLNDHALVLADDIANGRPLRPGGSEPEGKS; via the coding sequence ATGAGCGAAAACGCCAAATCCGGATCGCCCCTCGGGCGCGCATCCACCGTCGATGGCCGGTTGAACCTGCAGGAGTTCCTGCCCTATCGGCTCAGCATCCTGGCCGACACCGTGAGCCAATCGTTGTCGCAACTCTACAACGCCCGCTACGGCATCGCCATTCCCGAGTGGCGGGTCATCGCCATCCTGGGTCAATACGGCACCGTGACGGCCAAGCAGATCGGCGCCTGCTCGCGCATGCACAAGACCAAGGTCAGCCGGGCGGTTGCGACGCTTGAACACAAGGGACTGGTGGAGCGGGCGGCCAACAGTGACGACATGCGCGAAGCTTTCGTGACGCTGAGCGAGACCGGCCGCGCCATCTACGGCCAGATCACGCCGGCGGCGGCCGAATTCGCCGATGCGCTGCTCGGCGCGTTGACTGCCGCGGAACGCGCGCATCTGGAAGCCATTCTGACCCGGCTGAACGATCACGCGCTGGTGCTCGCAGACGACATCGCCAACGGCCGCCCCCTGCGCC